One window from the genome of Bdellovibrio sp. NC01 encodes:
- a CDS encoding PLP-dependent aminotransferase family protein, whose amino-acid sequence MASATKYQRIYDRFLNEIKEGVLKSGERIPSTRDLAKTHRCHRLTVMNALQSLVAEGWLEAREKSHYFVSEKTPITNSLKQAKLTAKVPKFRLSKPGFSLREEKAKHRIEFWGGQPDLRLFPMNEFRLICADSLKRVKPELLNYGSFEGLEVFRAQVADYFRRSRSLTDKSYLITNGSQEGIYLIAQALLNPGDAIAVEAKGYAPVWGLFENLGLQIVPISVDEEGLNTEELEKAISAKKIKMVYVTPLHQYPTTVTLSPRRRQHLLQLAEKHQMPILEDDYDHECHYLSPPPAPLATQSSYAIYIASFSKILFPGSRLGVIACHESLLKPLAEQKYLVSRQTDAIAQLALAAWMKEGGFEKHVRRMTRAYEKRFFLMQEHLKQIKAEHDISWYQPNGGLCYWVNLHTNSRLVAEDASQKGYFFQNEKSSDFNKKDGTHLRIGFACVNDDEIAEGMQALGQILKKRKTKTSNLK is encoded by the coding sequence ATGGCCAGCGCGACAAAGTACCAACGAATCTATGATCGTTTTTTAAACGAAATCAAAGAGGGCGTTTTAAAATCGGGCGAACGCATTCCCTCGACACGTGACCTTGCTAAAACGCATCGTTGTCACCGCTTAACCGTCATGAACGCGCTTCAGTCATTGGTTGCCGAAGGGTGGTTGGAAGCGCGGGAAAAGTCACACTATTTTGTTTCAGAAAAAACACCGATTACAAATTCACTGAAACAGGCAAAGTTGACGGCGAAGGTGCCAAAATTCCGTCTGAGTAAACCGGGCTTTTCACTGCGCGAAGAAAAAGCCAAACATCGCATTGAGTTTTGGGGCGGCCAACCCGATCTGCGTTTGTTTCCAATGAACGAGTTTCGTTTAATATGTGCAGACTCTTTAAAGCGGGTGAAACCTGAGCTTTTGAATTATGGTTCGTTTGAAGGGCTTGAGGTCTTTCGTGCACAAGTTGCGGATTACTTCCGTCGCAGTCGTTCACTGACAGACAAAAGTTATTTGATTACGAATGGCTCGCAAGAAGGAATTTATTTGATTGCACAGGCGTTGCTAAATCCGGGGGACGCGATTGCGGTTGAAGCAAAAGGCTATGCTCCGGTGTGGGGCTTATTTGAAAATCTCGGATTGCAGATTGTTCCGATTTCAGTCGATGAAGAGGGACTGAATACCGAGGAGTTAGAAAAAGCGATTTCTGCGAAGAAGATCAAAATGGTCTATGTGACGCCACTTCATCAATACCCAACGACCGTGACTTTAAGCCCGCGTCGTCGTCAGCATTTGTTGCAGCTAGCAGAAAAACATCAAATGCCCATTCTTGAAGACGATTACGATCATGAATGTCATTACCTTAGTCCTCCTCCGGCACCACTTGCGACGCAAAGTTCGTACGCGATTTATATCGCAAGCTTTTCAAAAATCTTATTTCCGGGTTCACGCTTGGGTGTGATCGCATGTCATGAAAGTTTGCTGAAGCCTTTGGCTGAACAAAAATATCTAGTATCGCGACAGACTGATGCCATTGCGCAATTAGCATTGGCAGCCTGGATGAAAGAGGGCGGCTTTGAAAAACACGTGCGTCGAATGACTCGCGCCTATGAAAAAAGATTCTTTCTGATGCAAGAGCACTTGAAGCAAATAAAGGCAGAACACGACATCTCGTGGTATCAGCCCAACGGCGGCTTATGTTATTGGGTGAATCTGCATACGAACTCGCGCCTTGTTGCCGAGGATGCCAGTCAGAAGGGCTATTTCTTTCAGAATGAAAAATCGAGTGATTTTAATAAAAAGGACGGCACTCATCTGCGTATTGGTTTTGCCTGTGTGAACGATGACGAAATTGCTGAAGGAATGCAGGCCCTAGGGCAGATTTTAAAGAAACGTAAAACTAAAACTTCCAACTTAAAATAA
- a CDS encoding ATP-dependent helicase, protein MDWLKGLNPEQQKAVKHNFGPLLILAGAGSGKTTVLVSRTGRMISERVAKAPEICVLTFTNKAARELKHRVGQKLGGAGEGLWAGTFHSFGLQILRRFHKHAGLSPYFGIVDQTDCNAVLKELIKDIKITSKDKFDIDKILTMINDKRTGVAPVHEGQDEYHEVVEVLAPKFAKRLEHLGVVDFEGLLIKPLQLFKEHPEILEKVQNQFSQVMVDEFQDTNRIQMDLIQQIVRTHKNITVVGDDDQSIYGWRGAEVKNILNFPHENKNCEVIKLERNYRSSGEILAVANAAISKNKNRHGKVLKAEAAQTTGDLPEVFILEREEDECEFVVSEILHWQREGFKLKDFAVLYRSNTQGGLIEGSLRRAGIAYNISGGTSIFDRKEIKDIMAYLKQSFAPNEVSLRRIINVPSRGIGDTTIEKLTEFSQKRRVSFLDACRLWKDAEIPDKTGEAIEDLLGFIEWLPKHLLDFPVGSSPGAKLVEMFDQLGYKEYVYASAADPAGAEKKWMVVEILGRILDAYLGRRAYEVEYIKSFVDSMMLRDDLNDEEEDKNKVQLMTLHASKGLEFPIVILAGIEEDLLPHKNLGSDIDEERRLFYVGVTRAKKRLIMSRCQQRKKNGVVRPSVPSRFLLEIPTELYKEYPLGARPVSGQAREDLVSSFLSKLDSKINK, encoded by the coding sequence GTGGATTGGCTTAAAGGTTTAAATCCTGAACAGCAGAAAGCCGTTAAGCATAATTTCGGTCCATTGTTGATCTTGGCGGGGGCCGGATCTGGCAAGACAACCGTTCTTGTTTCACGCACGGGACGTATGATTTCAGAAAGGGTCGCCAAGGCTCCAGAGATCTGCGTTTTGACGTTCACAAATAAAGCAGCTCGCGAATTAAAACACCGGGTCGGGCAGAAACTGGGTGGCGCGGGCGAAGGCTTGTGGGCGGGAACGTTCCACTCTTTCGGTCTTCAGATTCTTCGTCGTTTTCACAAACATGCAGGTCTTTCACCGTACTTCGGGATCGTCGATCAAACGGATTGTAATGCCGTTTTGAAAGAACTCATCAAAGACATCAAAATTACTTCTAAAGATAAATTCGACATCGATAAAATTTTAACGATGATCAACGACAAGCGCACTGGTGTTGCGCCTGTACACGAAGGCCAAGATGAATACCACGAAGTTGTGGAAGTGCTTGCGCCAAAGTTCGCCAAACGTTTGGAACACCTGGGTGTCGTCGACTTCGAAGGTCTTTTGATTAAGCCTTTGCAGTTGTTTAAAGAACATCCTGAAATCTTAGAAAAAGTTCAGAATCAATTCTCTCAAGTCATGGTCGATGAGTTCCAGGATACCAACCGTATCCAAATGGATCTTATCCAACAAATCGTACGCACCCATAAAAACATCACTGTGGTTGGTGATGACGATCAGTCGATTTATGGCTGGCGTGGAGCGGAAGTAAAAAATATTTTGAACTTCCCCCACGAGAATAAGAACTGCGAAGTGATTAAGCTTGAACGCAACTATCGTTCTTCAGGTGAAATCTTGGCGGTGGCAAATGCTGCGATCTCGAAAAACAAAAATCGTCACGGTAAAGTTTTGAAAGCGGAAGCCGCACAAACGACCGGTGATCTTCCGGAAGTCTTCATTCTTGAACGTGAAGAAGACGAATGTGAATTTGTTGTCAGCGAGATTCTGCATTGGCAGCGCGAAGGTTTTAAATTGAAAGACTTTGCCGTCCTTTATCGTTCGAACACACAAGGCGGCTTAATCGAGGGTTCGCTTCGTCGTGCCGGTATCGCCTATAATATTTCGGGCGGTACTTCGATCTTCGATCGTAAAGAGATCAAAGATATCATGGCGTACTTGAAGCAGTCGTTTGCCCCGAATGAAGTGTCTCTGCGTCGGATCATCAATGTCCCTTCGCGTGGCATCGGGGATACGACAATCGAAAAGCTGACAGAGTTTTCGCAAAAACGTCGTGTCAGTTTCCTAGATGCTTGTCGCTTGTGGAAAGACGCTGAAATTCCCGATAAGACGGGCGAAGCCATCGAAGATCTTTTAGGTTTTATCGAATGGTTGCCAAAACATCTTTTAGATTTCCCAGTGGGTTCTTCACCTGGAGCCAAGCTTGTCGAGATGTTCGATCAGCTTGGTTATAAAGAATACGTCTATGCAAGTGCCGCGGACCCAGCAGGGGCTGAGAAAAAATGGATGGTCGTCGAAATCCTAGGTCGTATCCTTGATGCCTACTTAGGACGTCGTGCTTACGAAGTTGAATACATCAAATCGTTCGTCGATTCGATGATGCTTCGTGATGATTTGAATGATGAAGAAGAAGATAAAAACAAAGTCCAACTGATGACGTTACATGCATCGAAAGGTTTGGAATTCCCGATCGTAATTCTTGCTGGCATCGAAGAAGATCTTCTGCCACATAAAAACTTAGGATCGGATATTGATGAAGAACGTCGTTTGTTCTACGTTGGTGTGACTCGTGCGAAAAAGCGCTTGATCATGTCACGCTGTCAGCAGCGTAAAAAGAATGGCGTGGTCAGACCGTCTGTGCCGTCACGTTTCTTGCTTGAAATTCCAACAGAGCTTTATAAAGAATATCCACTCGGCGCTCGGCCGGTCAGTGGCCAGGCTCGCGAGGATTTGGTTTCAAGTTTCCTCTCAAAATTAGATAGCAAAATTAATAAATAG
- a CDS encoding GNAT family N-acetyltransferase, which produces MENNQVFTDPWSAPVTLEGLATRLEPIGLQHLESLSRHVLFPQHFVDDYGGCVHPADVEKEIRHCLKSRELQLENGFAIIDKRTGEAVGYSNYLHLNRKNRNLDIGRTRIGIEFHKTHINTESKLLMLQHAFEQLGCLRVSFKVDCLNFNSQRAVKRLGAKFEGEMRNYMLLPDGRKRDYHCYSIIDTEWENVKKTLHGYLRKYDVQTLSL; this is translated from the coding sequence ATGGAAAACAATCAAGTCTTCACCGATCCTTGGTCCGCCCCAGTCACTTTAGAAGGCCTGGCGACTCGCCTTGAACCCATTGGTCTGCAACACTTAGAAAGCCTGTCACGGCATGTGTTGTTTCCCCAGCACTTTGTGGACGATTACGGCGGCTGCGTACATCCCGCTGATGTCGAAAAAGAAATTAGGCATTGTTTAAAATCCCGAGAACTGCAACTTGAAAACGGCTTTGCCATCATCGACAAACGCACAGGCGAAGCTGTCGGTTATAGCAATTATCTGCATCTAAACCGCAAGAATCGCAATTTAGATATTGGACGTACGCGTATCGGGATTGAGTTTCATAAAACGCACATCAATACCGAAAGCAAACTTCTGATGTTGCAACATGCGTTCGAACAACTGGGCTGCTTGCGAGTGAGTTTCAAAGTCGACTGTTTGAATTTTAATTCGCAACGCGCAGTAAAACGCCTGGGGGCAAAGTTCGAAGGCGAAATGCGCAATTACATGCTTTTACCTGATGGACGGAAACGCGATTATCACTGCTATTCGATCATCGATACTGAGTGGGAAAACGTCAAAAAAACTCTGCACGGTTATTTAAGGAAGTACGATGTACAGACCCTCAGCCTTTAA
- a CDS encoding RluA family pseudouridine synthase gives MMTLPIIAEGPGWIVIDKPAGVSVHNDPQDVTQILRKQLKTGTFQDIHPVHRLDKETSGLLLIALNATLSRELAEQFQAHTCEKTYFAILRGAMPVNENYQSWTLPISDKAEGRKNPQGLSKDRVEARTNYKVTEATKYFSLIEVKLLTGRQHQIRKHSAMAKHSIIGDARYGDPKYNSRMAKIYDTDRMFLHAAKLKIKISGEEKTFESPLPEDFRKLLQSGNSSE, from the coding sequence ATGATGACTTTACCGATTATTGCAGAAGGACCCGGCTGGATTGTTATTGATAAGCCTGCAGGTGTCAGCGTTCATAACGACCCTCAAGACGTGACGCAGATTCTGCGCAAACAATTGAAGACGGGAACTTTTCAAGACATCCACCCGGTTCACCGATTGGATAAAGAAACCAGCGGGTTACTGCTGATTGCCCTGAATGCAACGTTATCCCGTGAATTGGCCGAGCAGTTTCAAGCTCATACCTGCGAGAAAACGTATTTTGCTATTTTGCGTGGAGCAATGCCCGTAAACGAAAATTATCAATCGTGGACTCTACCAATTTCAGATAAAGCGGAAGGGCGCAAGAATCCGCAAGGTCTTTCCAAGGACCGCGTCGAAGCCCGCACGAATTATAAAGTTACTGAAGCCACCAAATATTTTTCTTTGATTGAAGTCAAACTTCTGACGGGAAGACAGCATCAAATCCGCAAACACAGTGCTATGGCAAAACACAGTATTATCGGGGATGCTCGTTATGGGGACCCTAAGTACAATTCTCGTATGGCAAAGATCTATGACACGGATCGTATGTTTCTTCACGCAGCCAAATTGAAGATCAAAATTTCCGGCGAAGAAAAAACATTCGAATCCCCTTTGCCGGAAGATTTTAGAAAACTTCTGCAGTCAGGAAATAGCAGCGAATGA
- a CDS encoding ParA family protein: MSSLAQQEFCITLSDLASFLEITPSEAKKKAEEILAKKLKSPWLLPEEVRQVMLASGYKYPHKVISIQMLKGGVAKTTSVLNMGLRAAMYGARVLFIDLDQQANLSFSLGVEDESLPVWVDIVEKKKNIEECVQFIEPHVDLIPSSLNNSVLDRVLMNSNRNWAQAVKSPLEKIKHRYDLILIDTAPSLSATNTAVTVASDEIILPVNPDKFAFLGLEKNLGELEDIKLDFDLNFTKKILFTKFDGRENTSHELLQKCIDSFEGDLMKGYIRTSSEVKNSVRSGKSLFAGKSPVKADYDFVTREVLGFT, from the coding sequence GTGTCATCACTTGCGCAACAAGAGTTCTGCATCACCCTGAGTGATCTTGCTTCCTTTCTGGAAATCACTCCCTCTGAAGCAAAGAAAAAAGCCGAAGAAATTTTAGCGAAAAAACTAAAATCGCCATGGCTTTTGCCAGAGGAAGTTCGCCAAGTCATGTTGGCTTCGGGTTACAAATACCCTCACAAAGTCATCTCGATCCAAATGTTGAAGGGCGGAGTTGCCAAGACGACCTCGGTTTTGAATATGGGCCTTCGCGCAGCCATGTACGGAGCGCGTGTGTTGTTCATTGACCTCGATCAACAGGCGAACTTGAGTTTTTCATTGGGCGTTGAAGACGAAAGCCTACCAGTTTGGGTTGATATCGTCGAAAAAAAGAAAAACATCGAAGAGTGCGTGCAATTTATCGAGCCGCATGTCGATTTGATTCCATCAAGTTTGAATAACTCAGTCTTAGATCGCGTTTTGATGAACTCAAATCGCAATTGGGCGCAGGCGGTAAAATCGCCTCTAGAGAAGATTAAACACCGCTACGATCTGATTTTGATCGATACGGCTCCGTCTTTAAGTGCCACGAATACGGCGGTCACGGTCGCCTCTGATGAGATCATTTTGCCTGTGAATCCTGACAAATTTGCCTTCTTAGGACTCGAAAAGAACCTGGGGGAATTGGAAGATATTAAATTAGATTTCGACCTGAACTTTACAAAGAAGATTTTGTTCACAAAGTTTGATGGGCGAGAAAACACCAGTCATGAACTTTTACAGAAGTGCATTGATTCTTTTGAGGGTGACCTGATGAAGGGTTATATTCGAACATCCTCAGAGGTTAAAAACTCTGTACGCTCGGGAAAAAGCCTTTTTGCAGGTAAATCCCCAGTAAAAGCGGATTATGACTTTGTGACTCGTGAAGTACTTGGATTTACTTAA
- a CDS encoding SWIB/MDM2 domain-containing protein: MAKAAKKATTKKAAAKKAAPKKAATKKAAAPKKAAAKKAAPKAKAPKAKSARKPNAAFMKALTPSAALAAVVGASPLPRTEVVKKLWAYIKKNNLQDSKNKRNINADAKLKEVFGGKTTVSMFDMTKLVSKHLK, from the coding sequence ATGGCAAAAGCCGCTAAGAAAGCTACTACTAAGAAAGCTGCAGCTAAAAAAGCTGCTCCAAAAAAAGCTGCAACTAAAAAAGCTGCTGCTCCTAAAAAAGCCGCTGCTAAAAAAGCTGCTCCAAAAGCAAAAGCTCCAAAAGCTAAATCTGCTCGTAAACCAAACGCAGCATTCATGAAAGCTTTGACTCCATCTGCAGCTTTGGCAGCAGTTGTTGGCGCTTCTCCACTTCCACGCACTGAAGTTGTTAAAAAACTTTGGGCTTACATCAAGAAGAACAATCTTCAAGATTCTAAAAACAAAAGAAACATCAATGCTGATGCGAAACTTAAAGAAGTTTTCGGTGGCAAAACTACAGTTTCTATGTTCGACATGACTAAATTGGTTTCTAAACACCTTAAGTAA
- the ettA gene encoding energy-dependent translational throttle protein EttA — protein sequence MSQEIIYTMKGVSKVYPPQRYVLKDIYLSYFYGAKIGVLGLNGSGKSTLLRIMAGVDKDFIGEAFPSKTMKVGYFEQEPQLDNNLTVKENIFAGMGELPKVMAEYNAINDKFADPDLDPDEMNKLIEKQGALQEKLDALGAWDVDQKIEIVMDALRCPDGDMAVTNLSGGEKRRVALARLIMSEPDILLLDEPTNHLDAESVAWLEQYLSKFPGTVIAVTHDRYFLDNVAGWILELDRGEGIPWKGNYTSWLEQKDKRTAAEQKDQARKAKTLERELDWIRQGAKARQAKSKARISNYENLLKEASPEKIQEMSIYIPPGPRLGDIVVEAKGITKAYDHKVLLDDVSFTIPKGAIVGVIGPNGVGKSTLFRMITGKESPDKGTFKVGETVKIAYVDQTRETLDPNKSIFEELSGGADVIQLGTREINSRQYVSWFNFSGSDQQKKVGQLSGGERNRVNMAKILKQGANLLLLDEPTNDLDVNTMRALEEALLEFGGSAVVISHDRWFLDRVCTHIMAFEGESKIEFFPGNFSEYEEDRKKRLGENAGPKRIRFKMI from the coding sequence ATGTCTCAAGAGATTATCTACACAATGAAAGGTGTAAGTAAAGTATATCCTCCACAACGTTACGTTTTGAAGGACATTTATCTTTCTTACTTTTACGGCGCAAAGATCGGCGTTCTTGGTTTGAACGGTTCTGGTAAATCCACTTTGCTTAGAATTATGGCAGGCGTAGATAAAGATTTTATCGGCGAAGCTTTCCCTTCGAAAACAATGAAGGTGGGTTACTTCGAGCAAGAACCACAATTGGATAACAACCTGACTGTGAAAGAAAATATCTTCGCAGGTATGGGCGAACTTCCAAAAGTGATGGCCGAATACAACGCGATCAACGATAAATTCGCAGATCCAGATTTGGATCCAGATGAGATGAATAAACTCATCGAAAAACAAGGTGCACTTCAAGAAAAGCTAGATGCGTTGGGCGCGTGGGATGTCGATCAAAAGATCGAAATCGTGATGGATGCTCTTCGTTGTCCAGATGGCGACATGGCTGTCACAAATCTATCGGGTGGTGAAAAACGCCGTGTGGCTTTGGCGCGCTTGATTATGTCTGAACCAGATATCTTGTTATTGGACGAGCCTACGAATCACTTGGACGCAGAATCAGTGGCGTGGCTTGAGCAATATCTTTCTAAGTTCCCAGGCACAGTGATCGCCGTAACCCATGACCGTTATTTCCTAGATAACGTTGCGGGTTGGATTTTGGAATTGGATCGCGGTGAAGGTATTCCTTGGAAAGGGAACTATACTTCATGGTTGGAACAAAAAGATAAACGTACAGCGGCTGAACAAAAAGATCAGGCTCGCAAAGCGAAAACTCTTGAAAGAGAGTTGGATTGGATTCGTCAAGGCGCGAAAGCTCGTCAGGCGAAATCAAAAGCCCGTATCTCTAACTACGAAAATCTATTGAAAGAAGCATCTCCAGAGAAAATCCAAGAGATGTCTATCTATATCCCACCGGGACCTCGTTTGGGTGATATCGTTGTGGAAGCAAAAGGCATCACAAAAGCCTACGACCACAAAGTGTTGCTTGATGATGTGAGCTTCACAATTCCAAAAGGTGCGATCGTGGGTGTTATCGGACCGAACGGTGTCGGTAAATCAACGTTGTTCCGTATGATTACTGGTAAAGAGTCGCCAGATAAAGGAACTTTCAAAGTTGGTGAAACTGTGAAGATTGCTTACGTGGATCAAACGCGTGAGACATTGGATCCGAATAAATCTATTTTCGAAGAGCTTTCTGGTGGCGCTGATGTGATCCAGTTAGGTACTCGCGAAATCAACTCTCGTCAGTACGTTTCATGGTTTAACTTCTCGGGTTCTGACCAACAAAAGAAAGTCGGTCAATTGTCGGGTGGTGAGCGTAACCGTGTGAACATGGCGAAAATCTTGAAGCAAGGTGCAAATCTTCTTCTTCTGGATGAGCCAACGAATGATTTGGACGTCAACACAATGCGTGCGCTTGAAGAAGCGTTGCTTGAGTTCGGTGGATCTGCTGTGGTGATCTCGCATGATCGCTGGTTCTTGGACCGCGTCTGCACACACATCATGGCCTTCGAGGGTGAATCAAAAATTGAATTCTTCCCTGGAAACTTCTCTGAATACGAAGAAGACCGCAAAAAACGCCTTGGCGAAAATGCAGGTCCGAAACGTATTAGATTTAAAATGATCTAA
- a CDS encoding sensor histidine kinase KdpD translates to MFEFRITAEEAQQKRLRYLKMIYFICLAISSVYLIKFNFEYHVSTYNPGLLSLWFATALIPPLCLYGFKSYTYAAMTCSSLATGVLIYFLYLSGGVEAPGIFWLAAVPLVMGVLLKVRGAITGYVIVLATMIWFWLLRQQGGGVNVVAQYGNYNFEKSFNVCTFLLFAAVTTHLYIRGEQKYVKRMQEQNMDVENLLRVLLHDVANTLSSMTYNLVKAREDQEQATPMTLELDKMERAVNDINSLLTQVRHLKSVKDGKAAMPLKPVSVAIVLHEVLEKTEAVATQKGIKIALDLTRDKMLVNGEKTILSNVVLANLLNNAVKFSHPGDRIDLRAYPAESLAVIEIQDYGVGMPEPLLEKIFSLDAITTRAGTHGEKGTGYGMPLVKEYLTMMGGSIDITSKEEARGNNPRGTKVTLRIPLAQ, encoded by the coding sequence ATGTTCGAATTCAGAATCACAGCTGAGGAAGCTCAACAGAAACGCCTCCGTTATTTAAAGATGATCTATTTCATCTGCTTGGCTATTTCTAGCGTCTACCTCATCAAGTTCAACTTCGAATACCACGTCTCTACTTACAATCCAGGCTTGCTATCGCTGTGGTTCGCGACGGCTTTAATCCCACCACTCTGTCTGTATGGTTTTAAAAGCTATACCTATGCTGCGATGACTTGCAGCAGTCTTGCGACAGGCGTCCTTATATATTTTCTTTATTTGTCAGGCGGAGTAGAGGCACCAGGAATTTTCTGGCTTGCAGCCGTCCCGTTAGTTATGGGCGTCTTATTGAAAGTGCGTGGCGCCATCACAGGCTACGTTATCGTGCTTGCCACGATGATATGGTTCTGGCTCCTTAGACAGCAAGGTGGCGGCGTCAACGTCGTGGCGCAATACGGGAACTACAATTTCGAAAAGAGTTTTAACGTCTGTACATTCTTACTTTTTGCAGCAGTGACAACTCACCTCTATATAAGAGGTGAGCAAAAATACGTTAAACGCATGCAAGAGCAGAATATGGACGTCGAAAACCTCTTACGCGTTCTTCTGCATGACGTCGCAAATACGCTATCATCGATGACCTATAATTTAGTGAAGGCCCGTGAAGACCAGGAGCAAGCGACCCCTATGACGCTTGAACTGGACAAGATGGAACGCGCCGTGAACGACATTAATAGTCTATTGACCCAGGTTCGCCATTTGAAGTCAGTGAAGGACGGTAAAGCTGCGATGCCACTGAAACCGGTGTCGGTTGCGATTGTTCTGCATGAGGTTTTAGAAAAGACTGAAGCCGTTGCAACGCAAAAAGGTATTAAGATCGCGCTGGATCTGACCCGCGATAAAATGCTCGTGAATGGCGAAAAAACGATTCTAAGCAACGTCGTTTTAGCAAATCTCTTAAATAACGCTGTGAAATTCTCGCACCCCGGGGATCGCATTGATCTGCGCGCCTACCCGGCTGAATCCTTAGCCGTGATCGAAATCCAAGACTATGGCGTCGGCATGCCTGAACCTTTGTTAGAAAAGATCTTCAGCCTTGATGCCATCACAACTCGTGCGGGCACTCATGGGGAAAAAGGCACCGGCTATGGAATGCCGTTGGTGAAAGAATATTTGACCATGATGGGCGGAAGCATTGATATCACTTCTAAAGAGGAAGCTCGGGGGAATAATCCACGAGGCACCAAAGTCACTCTCCGTATTCCCCTTGCTCAATAA
- a CDS encoding FMN-binding negative transcriptional regulator, with amino-acid sequence MYRPSAFNVDDTGLLSEFIAHYPLGMMITVENNEPQISHLPFVMTDNGDLIGHIANMNPQTQGLHDKSVLVSFKGPDRYISPEWYESKMEVPTWNYAAIEVRGNIELVKDFSGIEDILSASVTAFEKRNHTQWNYDLPLKFREQLVKHITGIKIHIETIEGKFKLSQNRKKQDQEKVRAELKKQILSSDLEMLLWMDKTKT; translated from the coding sequence ATGTACAGACCCTCAGCCTTTAACGTCGACGACACCGGTTTACTGAGCGAGTTTATTGCTCACTATCCTTTAGGAATGATGATCACGGTTGAAAACAACGAGCCGCAAATCAGTCACCTGCCCTTCGTGATGACGGACAATGGCGATCTTATCGGTCACATCGCCAATATGAACCCGCAGACTCAAGGCCTTCACGACAAATCGGTGTTGGTATCTTTTAAAGGCCCCGATCGTTATATCTCGCCCGAATGGTACGAATCCAAGATGGAAGTGCCGACATGGAATTATGCCGCCATCGAAGTGCGCGGTAACATCGAACTTGTAAAAGACTTTAGCGGTATCGAAGATATCTTATCTGCTTCGGTGACTGCGTTTGAAAAGCGCAATCACACTCAATGGAACTATGATCTGCCGCTTAAGTTTCGTGAACAACTGGTGAAACATATTACCGGCATTAAGATCCACATTGAAACGATCGAAGGAAAATTTAAATTAAGCCAGAACAGAAAAAAGCAAGATCAAGAAAAAGTCAGAGCTGAGCTTAAGAAGCAGATATTAAGCTCTGACTTAGAAATGCTTTTGTGGATGGATAAGACGAAGACCTAA
- a CDS encoding BolA family transcriptional regulator, whose product MTARELRIREIIEGSLHPTLLEIENESHMHSGPGSETHFKVLVVAPAFEGKSRIDRQRMVNDLLKNEMQTGLHALTQRALTPQEFENQKDALNFISPECRGGSKR is encoded by the coding sequence ATGACAGCTCGCGAACTACGTATTCGAGAAATTATTGAAGGCTCTCTGCATCCGACTCTTCTTGAGATCGAAAACGAGAGCCACATGCACTCTGGGCCCGGCAGCGAGACTCATTTTAAAGTCTTAGTCGTGGCTCCGGCCTTCGAGGGGAAATCCCGCATTGATCGTCAGCGCATGGTCAATGATCTATTAAAAAACGAAATGCAAACAGGCCTGCACGCCTTAACGCAAAGAGCATTAACGCCTCAAGAATTTGAAAATCAAAAAGATGCTTTGAATTTTATTTCGCCAGAATGTCGCGGTGGTAGCAAAAGGTAG
- a CDS encoding DnaJ domain-containing protein translates to MSFQTSFKQILKEKMNEGTGSQVNFSSEMSADPANLAYLMGHIGRFEFQKPRGQYAAPKVRPQRKPHSFSTAQRQSFEFLKTWIHDLSEGYSESELKKAFRQAALILHPDRGGNTQQFIELKAHYESLKAIFTK, encoded by the coding sequence ATGAGTTTTCAGACGAGCTTCAAACAAATTCTGAAGGAAAAGATGAACGAAGGGACTGGTTCCCAAGTGAATTTCTCCTCTGAGATGAGCGCCGACCCTGCAAACCTAGCCTATCTTATGGGCCATATCGGTCGCTTCGAATTTCAAAAACCCCGTGGACAATATGCAGCGCCGAAAGTTCGTCCTCAAAGAAAACCGCACTCTTTCTCGACGGCACAACGTCAGTCTTTCGAGTTTCTAAAGACTTGGATCCATGATCTTTCAGAGGGTTATAGCGAAAGCGAATTGAAAAAAGCGTTCCGCCAGGCTGCTTTGATCCTCCACCCTGACCGTGGTGGCAATACCCAGCAGTTCATCGAGCTGAAAGCTCACTACGAAAGTTTGAAAGCGATCTTCACTAAATAA